GTCGTCCGTCGGGGGGAACACGATCTCGACTCGATCGCCCGGCCCGAGGTCGAACGCCTCGTCCCCTCTGCCTTCGCGGACGTCACACTCGAGATAGCCGTGGCTTCCAACCGTAAGGAGACAGCTCCCCGGATCGACGTCCGCGAACGTGTCCACGATCGGCACCGACATCCCGTTCACGACGGCCCGGTCACGGCCCTCGGCGGCGGTCCCTGGAACGTTGGTGATGGCGTTGCCGAATCCGTCGACCACGAGGACCTCGCCAGCGATCCCGTCGGCGGTTTCCGCCGTCCAGTCGGCCGTTTTTGGGCCGTCGATCGGTTCCGGTTCGGGAAATCGGAGATCGACGAACGACTCGGCGGGTTCCACACCGTCGATCTCTTCGATCGTCGAGATCCCTGTTTCGTGGACTTCCGCGGCAAGCGGCGCGAAGACGTCCCGTCCGTGAAACGTCGACGAGGCCGGACTCTCGGGACGATAGACGAACACCTCGAAACCGGCGTCTCTGCAGTCGGCTTCCGAACTGGCTCCGCCGGATCCACGGTCGGCGGAGTCTTCGTCTGCGAGCGCTCGAGCGGGCGGAACGAGCGATCCATTGTCCGGCCCCACGAGCGCGTGGCCGCCCACCCGGATGACGATCGCGTCCCTTTCGGTCCCGACTCCGGGATCGATCACCGCACAATGGACTACGGGCGGAAACTCCGGGAGAACGAACCGGAGCCAGAAGCCTGCCGCCCGGACGTCCTGACGCGGAAGATCGTGGGCTACGTCGACGATTCGAGCGTCCGTCCGCCGGAAGATCACCCCCTTCATCGCGGCAGGGTACGGCGATCCGAAGTCCGAACTGAGCGTGATCATTCCGCGTCCGGCTCCGTATTGGTGCTCGCTTCGACGCCGGAGTCACGATCGTGTTCCGACTCCGATTCACCGAACGGGTCGATGTCGGAGCCGTCGGCGCCGTACTCGTCGTCGGTCGAGTCCGTCTCGCTGACGCG
The Halalkaliarchaeum desulfuricum DNA segment above includes these coding regions:
- a CDS encoding SAM hydrolase/SAM-dependent halogenase family protein, which codes for MITLSSDFGSPYPAAMKGVIFRRTDARIVDVAHDLPRQDVRAAGFWLRFVLPEFPPVVHCAVIDPGVGTERDAIVIRVGGHALVGPDNGSLVPPARALADEDSADRGSGGASSEADCRDAGFEVFVYRPESPASSTFHGRDVFAPLAAEVHETGISTIEEIDGVEPAESFVDLRFPEPEPIDGPKTADWTAETADGIAGEVLVVDGFGNAITNVPGTAAEGRDRAVVNGMSVPIVDTFADVDPGSCLLTVGSHGYLECDVREGRGDEAFDLGPGDRVEIVFPPTDDGSGDGLEELRNG